A single window of Metallosphaera hakonensis JCM 8857 = DSM 7519 DNA harbors:
- a CDS encoding TIGR00304 family membrane protein, with protein sequence MNLISLGLLLIFLGFILVFADIFISIVRASRVQTESREEKEERKTEAGGIIFIGPIPIIFGTSKKIEKWMLAVALVITILLVLLFIVQFI encoded by the coding sequence ATGAATCTAATATCCCTCGGTCTTCTCCTCATATTCCTTGGTTTCATATTAGTTTTTGCGGACATTTTCATATCCATTGTCCGTGCTTCCAGAGTTCAGACAGAAAGCAGGGAGGAAAAAGAAGAGAGGAAAACCGAGGCTGGGGGAATAATCTTCATAGGACCTATACCCATAATCTTCGGCACTTCCAAAAAAATAGAGAAATGGATGCTTGCTGTGGCCTTAGTTATAACGATTCTTCTGGTTCTTCTATTTATTGTTCAGTTCATATGA
- a CDS encoding ATP-dependent nuclease — MRLAEFYTNNFRSLESVDLRDIGGFNVIVGFNGYGKTNLLTAIYLYIKNLSAGLEKRSIEDKNQEYLLMWNGYDTSRPILLGGRLQFSEKEVEKVIGKSMNMNIDIINKLRYINGYLEWDLDLIRVNGSVPSKDEIDQSRKLLDYAAGQVEYVPIFDQSYFDDVLNRIVGLNRSPINLRKYWYDFANLVSNTIPEVKGIEIWDSKKLVLNVYNLPIYIDLAASGFQRIILILFVIWLSGNKILLIEEPEVNMHPIMQHKMARLLKSWTESDILQVFMTTHSPFIVSSEVDNFIVLRRGQTASKAINFQPNEDVKSAFSILNVNISDLMFNKTIIISSDLAEPNVILNWLKKLNVNPEYNGIVIYTVRNELELQTWLKLRNLLKLEMLFLGLCDKIDSELRDLCLPLNREVESFYSKSGMLEALKRMGIYPDDKEMKDLSREDNARWLVNVLKRRGLDYSTMRSSIGDIISRIDSIEIPKEMEILVNKIKTAQVI; from the coding sequence TTGAGGCTGGCCGAGTTCTACACTAATAATTTCAGGAGTCTTGAGTCAGTAGATCTCCGAGATATTGGTGGTTTCAACGTAATAGTGGGTTTCAATGGGTATGGAAAGACCAATTTACTCACAGCTATCTACCTGTACATAAAGAACCTCTCTGCCGGATTAGAGAAGAGATCTATAGAAGATAAAAATCAAGAATACCTCCTTATGTGGAACGGATATGATACCAGTAGACCTATCTTATTGGGTGGTAGACTTCAGTTCAGTGAGAAAGAAGTTGAGAAAGTTATCGGAAAAAGTATGAATATGAATATTGATATTATAAATAAGTTAAGATACATCAACGGATACCTTGAATGGGACTTGGATTTAATTAGGGTTAACGGATCTGTTCCCTCAAAGGATGAAATTGACCAATCCAGGAAACTATTAGACTACGCAGCTGGCCAAGTTGAATATGTCCCAATATTCGATCAGAGCTACTTCGATGATGTTTTGAATAGAATCGTTGGACTTAACAGGTCTCCCATAAATCTGAGGAAATATTGGTACGATTTTGCGAACTTAGTTAGTAATACAATACCCGAAGTGAAAGGAATAGAAATTTGGGACTCAAAGAAGCTAGTCCTCAACGTTTACAATCTTCCCATATATATTGATCTAGCGGCCAGCGGTTTTCAAAGGATAATCCTGATCCTATTCGTCATATGGCTAAGCGGAAATAAAATTCTCCTTATCGAGGAACCAGAAGTGAACATGCATCCTATTATGCAACACAAAATGGCGAGGTTGTTGAAGTCGTGGACAGAGAGCGATATTTTACAGGTCTTTATGACCACTCACTCACCATTTATTGTATCCTCTGAGGTGGATAACTTCATAGTTTTAAGGAGAGGACAGACAGCGTCTAAAGCCATTAACTTTCAACCCAACGAGGACGTTAAATCAGCGTTCTCAATACTCAACGTGAATATAAGCGACCTAATGTTTAATAAGACAATAATAATTTCCAGCGACTTAGCGGAGCCCAACGTAATTTTGAACTGGTTGAAAAAATTAAATGTAAACCCGGAGTATAATGGAATTGTGATATACACGGTGAGAAATGAATTGGAGTTGCAGACCTGGCTGAAGCTTAGAAACTTGTTAAAATTGGAAATGCTCTTTTTAGGTCTTTGCGATAAAATAGACTCTGAACTGAGAGATTTATGTCTTCCCTTAAATCGTGAAGTAGAGTCGTTCTATAGCAAAAGCGGAATGCTGGAGGCCCTGAAAAGAATGGGTATTTACCCAGATGATAAGGAAATGAAGGATCTCTCAAGGGAAGATAACGCTAGGTGGTTGGTTAATGTCCTCAAGAGACGTGGCCTAGATTATAGTACAATGAGATCCTCGATAGGCGACATAATCTCAAGAATAGACTCCATAGAGATACCCAAGGAGATGGAAATACTTGTGAATAAGATTAAAACTGCTCAGGTCATATAA
- a CDS encoding sulfite exporter TauE/SafE family protein: MIEIVLSPLQYILAIIAGLLVGFSLGLIGGGGSILAVPLLLYFVGLATVPSQYTSSTVLASQYINTVDHMALGTTALAVGLNAYINSYMHFRRGNVKLLEGVSFTIPGVAGATLGSYVSHITPGKSLLFFFGILMIVVALLMLRQRSADRVKGIPDGGLARLSLVKIIPSGLLVGFASGFFGIGGGFLIVPGLLFSTGLCMIKAVGTSLIAVGTFGMTSAIVYSIYGYVLPVISLLYLVGGVVGGYAGASISSKMPRGMLRKIFAVIIILVAIYIIVLNYKGIFLLIH, from the coding sequence ATGATTGAAATAGTACTTTCCCCTCTGCAATACATTCTGGCAATAATAGCTGGTCTTCTTGTGGGTTTTAGTTTAGGATTGATTGGTGGTGGCGGTTCCATACTTGCGGTTCCTCTTCTTCTGTACTTTGTGGGGCTAGCTACCGTGCCAAGTCAGTATACTTCGTCCACCGTACTAGCCAGTCAGTATATTAATACAGTGGATCACATGGCTCTCGGGACAACTGCACTGGCAGTAGGTCTAAACGCTTACATTAACAGTTACATGCATTTTAGGAGAGGAAATGTAAAGCTATTGGAAGGCGTATCGTTCACTATTCCAGGGGTAGCAGGAGCTACATTGGGAAGTTATGTTAGTCATATAACCCCTGGTAAGTCACTTCTGTTTTTCTTCGGCATATTGATGATCGTAGTTGCCCTACTAATGTTAAGACAAAGATCTGCAGATAGGGTTAAGGGAATTCCAGATGGGGGATTGGCGAGGCTATCGCTTGTCAAGATAATCCCCAGTGGACTCTTGGTAGGTTTCGCTTCAGGATTCTTCGGAATTGGAGGTGGGTTCTTAATTGTTCCAGGCCTCCTATTCAGTACAGGGCTTTGCATGATAAAGGCTGTTGGAACTTCGCTAATAGCTGTTGGAACTTTCGGCATGACTTCGGCCATAGTTTATTCCATTTATGGATACGTGCTTCCAGTTATCAGTTTACTATATTTAGTAGGTGGAGTAGTAGGAGGATACGCTGGTGCCTCGATTAGTAGCAAAATGCCTAGAGGAATGCTCAGAAAAATATTTGCTGTAATAATCATCTTAGTTGCCATCTATATAATCGTGCTAAACTATAAGGGAATATTCCTCCTTATACATTAA
- the cysS gene encoding cysteine--tRNA ligase encodes MINVFNTLGRRIEGFVPYEPHTVKMYVCGPTVYDEVHIGHGRTFVSFDAISRYLRTKGYNVIRVQNITDIDDKIINKAKEIGKPWNEVSEHYSRSYLELLNSLKVKVDIHPKVTTHIKEIIDFVQKLIEKGNAYVANGSVYFDVNTYEKYGQLSNVKKEEWDQGEEIVKEKKHSYDFALWKAHKEGEPYWESPWGKGRPGWHIECSTMSTRYLGDQIDIHGGGMDLVFPHHENERAQTEALTGHTWVKYWMHVAFLTIKKEKMSKSKGNIIPLKDALNKYGPSTLRYWYLSSHYRNNVEYSEEILDQSAKSLQRLKDAISVLRKIIQEEPQHYAEDDDVRTQREIVSVISRFDEHMENDFDTANALTDIHELASIVFSKLQYTEDVFGALIALDGFRKFNSVFAVMDEEFSAELDQLAKVIDAVIEVRNYLRKKQMYDLSDQIRDILARGGIKVLDSKEGSTWRFQ; translated from the coding sequence TTGATAAACGTGTTTAACACTTTAGGTAGGAGAATTGAGGGCTTCGTCCCCTACGAACCCCACACCGTTAAAATGTATGTCTGCGGGCCTACAGTTTATGATGAGGTCCATATTGGTCATGGGAGAACCTTTGTATCATTCGATGCAATCAGCAGGTATTTGAGGACAAAGGGATACAACGTAATAAGGGTTCAGAACATTACAGACATTGACGATAAGATAATCAATAAGGCTAAGGAGATTGGGAAACCTTGGAACGAAGTGTCGGAACACTACTCAAGGAGTTACCTGGAACTCCTGAACTCATTAAAGGTTAAGGTCGACATTCATCCAAAGGTGACAACACATATTAAAGAAATAATAGACTTTGTACAAAAACTTATTGAAAAGGGAAACGCATATGTGGCCAATGGAAGTGTATACTTTGATGTGAATACTTACGAAAAATATGGACAGCTCTCTAATGTGAAGAAAGAAGAGTGGGATCAAGGAGAGGAGATCGTAAAGGAGAAAAAACACTCTTATGACTTCGCTCTTTGGAAAGCCCATAAGGAAGGGGAGCCCTACTGGGAGTCACCTTGGGGAAAAGGAAGGCCTGGTTGGCATATCGAGTGCTCAACTATGTCCACAAGGTATCTCGGAGATCAGATAGACATTCACGGCGGAGGGATGGACTTAGTTTTCCCACACCACGAGAACGAGAGAGCTCAGACAGAGGCATTAACGGGGCACACGTGGGTGAAGTATTGGATGCACGTTGCTTTTCTAACGATTAAAAAGGAGAAGATGTCTAAATCAAAGGGTAACATTATACCATTGAAGGACGCGCTGAACAAGTATGGGCCTTCAACCCTTCGCTATTGGTACCTTTCTTCCCATTACAGAAACAATGTTGAATATAGCGAAGAAATATTGGATCAGAGCGCTAAATCTTTGCAACGCTTGAAAGATGCAATATCCGTGCTGAGAAAAATTATCCAGGAAGAGCCCCAACATTACGCCGAAGACGACGATGTGAGGACTCAAAGGGAAATCGTTAGTGTAATCTCTAGGTTTGATGAGCATATGGAAAACGATTTCGATACTGCAAATGCCTTGACTGACATACATGAGCTTGCTTCAATCGTATTCTCTAAGCTTCAATATACCGAAGATGTCTTTGGTGCTCTCATAGCTCTTGATGGGTTTAGAAAGTTTAACTCGGTGTTCGCAGTAATGGACGAAGAGTTCTCGGCCGAATTAGATCAACTGGCTAAGGTTATCGATGCTGTAATAGAGGTCAGGAACTATCTAAGGAAAAAGCAGATGTACGATCTCTCAGATCAGATTAGAGACATTCTAGCTAGGGGAGGCATCAAGGTCTTGGATTCCAAAGAGGGCTCTACTTGGAGATTTCAGTGA
- a CDS encoding metal-dependent transcriptional regulator, with product MDISEREIEYLSTIKKMNDKGQPGKLTLIAREIDVSPASAFEEIKHLERKGLIFKEDNNIYLTDEGKRSLTKALRAHRVLESLLVKVGIDPDIACGYSKEFELKVPDEIIDKLYEYLGKPNKCPHGNGIP from the coding sequence ATGGATATTAGCGAAAGAGAAATAGAATACCTTAGTACAATAAAGAAGATGAACGATAAGGGCCAACCAGGTAAACTCACACTAATCGCCAGAGAGATTGATGTGTCACCAGCTAGCGCATTTGAAGAGATCAAACACCTAGAGAGAAAGGGCCTGATCTTTAAGGAAGATAATAACATTTACTTAACTGATGAAGGGAAAAGGAGTCTGACTAAGGCACTGAGGGCTCACAGGGTTCTAGAATCGTTATTGGTTAAGGTCGGGATTGATCCAGATATTGCTTGTGGTTACTCAAAAGAATTTGAACTAAAAGTCCCTGATGAGATAATAGATAAACTATATGAATATCTCGGAAAACCTAATAAATGCCCCCATGGGAATGGAATCCCATGA
- a CDS encoding Glu/Leu/Phe/Val family dehydrogenase, producing MTSVEEVLTSNLYTQQTKKLYKIGEILGLHEDQLTALSTPERVIQVKIQIKGKDGTIKTFTGWRSQHNSALGPYKGGVRFHPNVTQDEVIALSMIMTWKNSLLQLPYGGGKAGVRVDPKTLSKEELEQLSRNFIDAIYKYIGSDIDVPAPDVNTDSQIMSWFLDEYTKISGKIDPATFTGKPIDLGGLEVREFSTGLGVVHTAKLAAEKFLGGLEGRRVIIQGFGNLGSFAAKFFEENGALVIGVSDSKGGVIDSNGLSYSKLEEVKKTTGSVVNYPTGKKVSNEELLVSECDILVPAALENVINKYNAPKIKTKLIVEGANGPLTADADSILKERGIPVVPDILANSGGVVGSYVEWANNRMGEIINEDDAKKLILTRMEKAFNEVYNKYNSLSDQDLRTAAMVVAVERVIRAMKVRGLI from the coding sequence ATGACTTCGGTAGAAGAAGTTTTAACTTCCAATTTGTATACACAACAGACTAAGAAACTTTATAAAATAGGGGAGATCTTGGGTTTACATGAGGATCAACTTACTGCCCTCTCCACTCCGGAGAGAGTTATTCAAGTAAAGATCCAAATTAAAGGTAAAGATGGAACAATAAAGACGTTCACTGGCTGGAGATCTCAACATAATAGCGCATTAGGTCCATATAAGGGCGGAGTAAGGTTTCATCCAAATGTAACTCAGGACGAGGTTATCGCGTTATCCATGATAATGACGTGGAAAAACTCCTTGTTGCAACTCCCATACGGTGGAGGAAAGGCCGGCGTAAGGGTAGATCCCAAGACTCTTAGTAAGGAGGAACTAGAGCAACTATCCAGGAACTTCATTGATGCCATATACAAGTATATTGGAAGTGACATAGACGTTCCTGCACCAGACGTCAACACTGATTCACAAATAATGTCGTGGTTTTTAGATGAGTATACCAAGATTTCAGGCAAGATTGATCCGGCTACGTTCACGGGAAAACCCATTGATTTAGGAGGATTAGAGGTTAGAGAATTCAGCACAGGACTGGGCGTAGTTCATACTGCTAAGTTAGCAGCAGAGAAGTTCTTAGGAGGCTTAGAAGGCAGGAGAGTTATAATCCAGGGTTTCGGAAACCTCGGAAGCTTTGCAGCGAAATTCTTCGAGGAGAATGGTGCATTAGTTATAGGGGTAAGTGACTCCAAAGGAGGGGTAATAGATTCCAACGGTTTAAGTTACTCAAAGTTAGAGGAGGTCAAGAAAACAACGGGGTCAGTGGTTAATTACCCTACTGGGAAGAAGGTATCTAACGAGGAATTGCTTGTTTCAGAGTGTGATATATTAGTGCCTGCTGCTCTCGAGAACGTTATAAATAAGTATAATGCACCAAAAATTAAGACAAAGTTGATAGTTGAAGGGGCCAATGGACCTCTAACAGCTGACGCAGATAGCATCCTGAAAGAGAGAGGAATCCCAGTAGTTCCTGATATTCTCGCTAATTCTGGCGGAGTAGTTGGAAGCTATGTAGAGTGGGCCAATAACAGAATGGGCGAGATAATAAATGAGGACGACGCTAAGAAACTGATTCTAACAAGAATGGAGAAAGCTTTCAACGAAGTATACAACAAATATAACTCGCTGAGTGATCAAGATCTAAGGACAGCGGCCATGGTCGTCGCAGTGGAGAGAGTAATAAGGGCAATGAAAGTAAGAGGACTCATATGA
- a CDS encoding DedA family protein yields the protein MNVPPSYIYIFVLMILEGMSLPIPSEVIMPLVGFYSTKGLLDPYAGIFVGTVGSLVGSVIDYYIALKLGVPFLQRYGKFFKLTPDRLESLSKWFSRYGVQSVFFFRFVPVFRALISFPAGLGRMRLPLFIVATFFGHLIWDSVLVYIGIYFSSTWEVIISLMEKYLYGVAIVLAIVILIYVLIKGNFLKF from the coding sequence ATGAATGTACCACCATCATACATTTACATTTTCGTTTTAATGATTCTTGAGGGAATGTCTCTTCCGATTCCCAGTGAAGTTATAATGCCCCTTGTGGGTTTTTACTCTACTAAGGGTCTTCTTGATCCATATGCTGGCATATTTGTGGGAACTGTTGGGAGTCTGGTAGGGTCTGTAATTGACTATTATATTGCACTAAAGCTCGGCGTTCCGTTCCTACAGAGATACGGCAAGTTCTTTAAGTTAACCCCTGATAGGTTGGAATCTCTTTCCAAGTGGTTCTCTAGATATGGGGTACAATCAGTGTTTTTCTTTAGATTCGTTCCAGTTTTTAGAGCGCTGATATCGTTTCCTGCAGGGCTAGGAAGAATGAGACTTCCCTTGTTCATAGTTGCAACCTTCTTCGGTCACTTAATTTGGGACTCAGTATTGGTTTATATTGGAATATATTTCTCGAGTACGTGGGAAGTAATTATATCACTCATGGAAAAGTACCTCTACGGAGTTGCCATTGTTTTAGCTATAGTAATCTTGATCTACGTTTTGATCAAAGGAAACTTTTTAAAGTTTTAA
- the udg gene encoding type-4 uracil-DNA glycosylase, producing MEDINNAILSCKKCNLSLTRIKAVPGEGNFRSEIVFVGEAPGAKEDETGRPFVGSAGQLLTQLIRTYLKIDRTSVYITNLVKCRPPENRDPKDEEIDACSPYLIRQIEAIKPKIIVTLGRHSTKYFQVLAGRDPIPISRCHGNPFHVYFSFGKVLVFPSYHPAAALYNPPLRKEMEKDFLELSRLLNKGPTGSNSVTIDMFLNGNGPWDKRKEGSGNSIK from the coding sequence TTGGAGGACATTAACAACGCTATACTAAGTTGCAAAAAGTGCAATCTATCGCTGACTAGGATAAAGGCTGTTCCAGGGGAGGGGAACTTTAGAAGTGAGATTGTTTTTGTTGGAGAGGCACCTGGTGCCAAAGAAGATGAAACTGGTAGACCGTTCGTTGGTTCCGCAGGTCAATTACTCACTCAATTGATAAGAACTTACTTGAAAATAGATAGAACCTCAGTTTATATTACAAATTTAGTTAAATGTAGACCCCCTGAAAATAGGGACCCAAAAGATGAAGAGATAGACGCATGCTCACCTTATCTCATTAGACAAATCGAAGCAATAAAGCCCAAGATAATTGTTACTTTGGGAAGACATTCAACAAAGTACTTCCAGGTACTGGCTGGACGGGACCCTATTCCTATTTCGCGTTGTCACGGAAACCCCTTTCATGTTTACTTCTCCTTCGGGAAAGTTTTGGTTTTCCCGAGCTATCATCCAGCAGCAGCTCTCTATAATCCTCCTCTAAGAAAGGAAATGGAAAAGGACTTTCTTGAGCTATCTCGTCTCCTTAATAAGGGCCCGACAGGCTCAAATTCCGTAACTATAGATATGTTTTTGAATGGAAATGGACCTTGGGATAAAAGGAAAGAGGGTTCTGGTAACAGCATCAAGTAA
- a CDS encoding SIS domain-containing protein: protein MHNIFLEWDRLFKQADNIEVPDLRDEKVVYTGMGASFIPGEMIKILDPPLDYHVYNGDPTKFKVKGKFTLLAFSRSGDNVETIIVVNRAFDMGASVICASAGGKLQKLCSERGGYHVNLDMEERMSNGEKYPSRVWFPLLFTVLVKILNTRVNQYNTNDLVQGIEETKEKALSVSKRLAGIIEGKIPVFYGSLYFPVAIRFKQDLNETAKYPAFYGPIPESNHNDLEAYSRHNNLIPIIIGDQDIDYVTLAVVKGEQILPPSSSLLKNISSLTLLSGLLSLSLAERLGLSEEEAFSDSNLKIARKLANLILK from the coding sequence ATGCATAATATTTTCTTGGAATGGGACAGGCTCTTCAAACAAGCTGATAACATTGAAGTCCCGGATTTACGAGATGAAAAGGTCGTCTACACCGGTATGGGAGCTAGTTTCATTCCTGGAGAAATGATTAAAATCCTAGACCCACCATTGGATTATCACGTTTATAACGGAGATCCCACAAAGTTTAAGGTTAAGGGAAAGTTTACGCTTTTGGCGTTCAGTAGATCAGGCGATAACGTAGAGACTATCATTGTAGTTAATAGAGCCTTCGATATGGGTGCATCGGTTATTTGCGCTTCTGCAGGAGGTAAATTACAGAAACTCTGCAGTGAAAGGGGAGGGTATCATGTGAACTTGGACATGGAGGAAAGAATGTCAAACGGAGAGAAATACCCTAGCAGGGTCTGGTTCCCCTTACTTTTCACAGTTTTAGTAAAGATCCTCAATACAAGGGTAAATCAATACAACACGAACGATTTAGTACAGGGTATAGAAGAAACTAAGGAAAAGGCTTTGAGTGTGTCTAAGAGACTAGCGGGAATCATAGAAGGTAAAATACCTGTATTTTATGGCTCGCTCTATTTTCCCGTGGCCATTAGGTTTAAACAAGATTTAAACGAGACTGCAAAGTACCCAGCGTTTTACGGACCGATACCAGAATCCAACCATAATGATCTGGAAGCTTATTCAAGACATAATAACTTGATTCCCATTATTATTGGAGACCAGGACATTGACTACGTTACCCTAGCGGTGGTAAAGGGAGAGCAAATTCTTCCTCCTTCTTCTTCACTACTAAAGAACATTTCATCCCTCACACTCTTATCTGGGCTACTATCTCTTTCTCTGGCTGAAAGGCTGGGGTTAAGCGAAGAGGAGGCGTTCAGTGACAGCAACCTTAAAATTGCAAGGAAGTTGGCCAATTTAATCCTGAAGTGA
- a CDS encoding NUDIX hydrolase, which translates to MDRPLVAVGSVIFNGDSVLLIRRLHPPNQYKWAIPGGKVELGERLRDAVIRETLEETGLLVEPRTLMGIIEVFKEGYHYVILDFICEKKGGELKASSDAGDAKYFTLNEIRKLNVSSTTLEMLERFWRGEKMPFMITEISK; encoded by the coding sequence ATGGACAGGCCATTAGTTGCAGTTGGATCTGTTATATTCAATGGAGATAGTGTGTTGCTGATTAGGAGATTACATCCCCCAAACCAATACAAATGGGCTATCCCAGGCGGAAAAGTAGAATTAGGTGAGAGACTAAGGGACGCTGTAATAAGAGAAACTCTTGAGGAAACTGGTTTACTTGTTGAACCGCGGACTTTAATGGGGATTATAGAGGTTTTTAAAGAAGGTTATCATTACGTTATACTGGACTTCATATGTGAGAAGAAGGGAGGAGAACTAAAGGCATCGTCAGATGCTGGAGATGCCAAGTATTTCACTCTGAACGAGATTAGGAAACTAAATGTCAGCTCCACGACGTTAGAGATGTTAGAAAGATTCTGGAGAGGAGAGAAGATGCCTTTCATGATCACTGAAATCTCCAAGTAG
- a CDS encoding MFS transporter: MEVPKDSYGERKDFDVKYAYKALGILAPLAIVVMYTEGMLIPSLVKIEDDFSVNAAQVSWVLTVYLLTGSVMNPIAGKLGDIYGKKRILTIIIWIYAVGVTLTGFAPSFDFLIFARAIQGLGLSMFPLAFSLIREEFPPKLVPTAQGIVSAMFGAGSAIALPIGAYISQNFGWQYTYHTVIPFVALMAILTSTQIRESRIRNPGTKIDFIGASILSISLASLILGFSEAPTWGWDSPLTIGTLMLSGATFAFFIYFESISAFPLISVKLLKRRNVLVANMAAIVAGFAVFMGSQTLTYLFEEPSPIGFSLDIQATGIALLPTALIQLVTGPLAGKAISSRGPRTVMILGSALLIPIYLVLSFLVESGGSQSIDMVILFATMAMLGATLLNVSLVNMLTFSVERQVLGTVTSINTVFRLVGGTIGPSVAGAIMGTFQSSIVEMIPIGGSTVYYPILLPSDYAFSLIYLIATFLAFIMTGITFMAKDIKISNIMREKSEVVGGH, translated from the coding sequence ATGGAAGTTCCCAAAGACAGTTACGGAGAGAGGAAAGATTTTGATGTAAAGTACGCATACAAGGCATTGGGTATACTAGCACCTCTTGCAATAGTTGTAATGTATACCGAGGGGATGTTGATTCCCTCTCTTGTTAAGATAGAGGACGATTTCAGCGTAAATGCAGCTCAGGTTAGTTGGGTGCTTACGGTTTATCTTCTAACAGGTTCAGTTATGAACCCAATTGCTGGAAAATTGGGAGATATTTATGGTAAGAAAAGGATTCTGACAATCATAATCTGGATCTATGCTGTTGGAGTTACTCTCACGGGGTTCGCCCCAAGTTTCGATTTCCTAATATTTGCTAGGGCTATTCAAGGACTCGGCTTGTCCATGTTTCCATTGGCTTTTAGCTTAATTAGGGAGGAGTTTCCCCCAAAACTTGTCCCCACAGCTCAAGGAATAGTTAGCGCGATGTTCGGGGCGGGTTCTGCCATAGCGCTTCCCATAGGCGCTTACATCTCCCAGAATTTCGGATGGCAATATACCTATCATACCGTCATACCTTTTGTGGCCTTGATGGCTATTCTTACGTCCACTCAGATTAGGGAATCTAGGATTAGGAACCCAGGCACCAAGATAGACTTCATTGGGGCTAGTATTCTGTCCATATCCTTAGCATCACTGATTCTGGGATTCAGCGAAGCGCCAACTTGGGGATGGGACTCTCCGTTAACCATAGGCACGCTTATGCTTTCAGGTGCAACCTTTGCTTTCTTTATATACTTTGAAAGCATATCCGCTTTCCCTCTTATTTCGGTGAAACTCCTGAAAAGAAGGAACGTATTGGTAGCAAATATGGCCGCCATAGTAGCTGGGTTTGCGGTATTTATGGGATCCCAAACCCTTACATATCTATTTGAAGAGCCAAGTCCCATTGGATTCAGCTTAGATATTCAGGCTACTGGAATTGCCCTTTTGCCTACTGCCTTAATTCAACTAGTGACAGGACCATTAGCAGGCAAGGCCATTTCTTCAAGGGGACCCAGAACAGTGATGATCCTAGGGTCAGCACTCCTCATACCCATTTACCTGGTTCTCTCATTCCTCGTGGAGTCAGGTGGGTCACAGTCCATAGATATGGTAATATTGTTTGCTACGATGGCTATGTTAGGGGCAACTCTTCTAAACGTATCGTTAGTCAACATGTTAACTTTCTCGGTGGAAAGACAGGTTCTGGGCACAGTTACATCTATCAATACAGTCTTCAGACTTGTTGGGGGAACCATAGGACCATCTGTGGCAGGAGCAATAATGGGGACGTTCCAGAGTAGTATTGTTGAAATGATTCCCATTGGTGGATCTACCGTGTATTACCCCATTTTATTACCGTCAGATTACGCATTTAGTCTCATATACCTGATTGCCACATTCCTTGCCTTCATAATGACTGGAATAACCTTTATGGCTAAGGATATTAAGATCAGCAACATCATGAGAGAGAAGAGCGAAGTTGTTGGAGGACATTAA
- a CDS encoding SDR family oxidoreductase, protein MDLGIKGKRVLVTASSKGIGFATAKRFLEEGAIVTISSRNQESLASAYNKLHSLGQVYMVPADLTNSRDVENLVKEAHNMMGGLDVTVYVTGSPKPGNLLELTNDDWHQGFHLLLMSAVIAVRESSKYMKSGGRIILSTSMTLKQPIDNLDLSNVVRLSLAGLIRTASRELGPKGILVNGVMPGWTLTERVNQLSKDRARREGKTEEQVLSDIVREVPLGRIGLPEEVANVILFLSSSLSTYVTGALIPVDGGLIRSTL, encoded by the coding sequence ATGGACCTTGGGATAAAAGGAAAGAGGGTTCTGGTAACAGCATCAAGTAAAGGAATAGGATTTGCTACAGCGAAGAGATTCCTTGAGGAAGGCGCAATTGTCACCATATCATCTCGCAATCAGGAATCTCTAGCTTCAGCATATAACAAGCTGCATAGTTTGGGCCAAGTTTACATGGTTCCAGCGGACCTCACTAATTCAAGAGACGTTGAAAATCTGGTCAAAGAGGCCCACAATATGATGGGCGGTCTTGACGTAACGGTTTATGTCACTGGGAGTCCTAAACCAGGGAATTTGCTCGAATTAACAAATGACGATTGGCACCAAGGGTTCCACCTACTTCTCATGAGCGCTGTAATAGCTGTTAGGGAGTCCTCTAAGTACATGAAGTCTGGAGGGAGGATAATCCTCTCAACTTCAATGACGTTAAAACAACCCATAGACAATCTCGATCTCTCGAATGTGGTGAGATTGTCCTTAGCGGGACTAATTAGGACAGCGTCCAGAGAACTAGGTCCTAAAGGAATTCTAGTGAATGGTGTTATGCCGGGCTGGACTCTAACGGAAAGGGTAAACCAACTATCTAAAGACAGAGCAAGAAGAGAAGGGAAGACAGAGGAACAGGTCCTATCAGATATTGTGAGGGAGGTCCCGTTGGGTAGAATAGGTCTACCAGAAGAGGTTGCCAACGTTATACTATTCCTCAGTTCATCTCTATCTACATACGTCACAGGAGCTTTAATACCAGTCGATGGTGGACTGATTAGATCAACCCTTTAA